From one Actinopolyspora saharensis genomic stretch:
- a CDS encoding urease subunit beta, which translates to MYPGQIIPGEERVPLNPGRERVRLVVLNEADRPVQVGSHYHFAAVNPGLRFDRRAAWGHRLDIPAGTAVRFEPGVEHEVRLVPIAGRREVPGLRGEHAGELDRAGRSGAIEEEAEQ; encoded by the coding sequence GTGTACCCAGGACAGATCATTCCGGGGGAGGAGCGCGTTCCGCTGAACCCCGGACGCGAGCGGGTTCGGCTGGTCGTGCTCAACGAGGCCGACCGGCCGGTGCAGGTCGGCTCGCACTACCACTTCGCCGCGGTCAACCCCGGACTGCGGTTCGACAGGCGGGCCGCCTGGGGACATCGACTGGACATACCGGCGGGCACGGCCGTGCGCTTCGAACCCGGTGTCGAGCACGAGGTGCGGCTGGTTCCGATAGCGGGAAGGCGCGAAGTGCCGGGGCTGCGCGGCGAGCACGCGGGTGAGCTGGACCGAGCGGGACGTTCCGGAGCCATCGAGGAGGAGGCCGAGCAGTGA
- a CDS encoding urease subunit gamma, giving the protein MHLAPQERDKLLVYVAAQLARSRLERGLRMNHPEAIALITDHVVEGAREGRSVSELMSSGRHVLTRDQVMDGVPEMIDDVQVEATFPDGTKLVTVHSPIQ; this is encoded by the coding sequence ATGCACCTGGCACCTCAGGAGCGGGACAAGCTGCTCGTCTACGTCGCCGCGCAGCTCGCGCGCAGCCGTCTGGAACGCGGACTGCGGATGAACCACCCGGAAGCGATCGCGCTGATCACCGACCACGTGGTCGAAGGGGCCCGCGAGGGCCGCAGCGTCTCCGAGCTGATGTCCAGCGGTCGGCACGTGCTGACACGCGACCAGGTCATGGACGGTGTCCCCGAGATGATCGACGACGTGCAGGTGGAGGCGACCTTCCCGGACGGGACCAAGCTCGTCACCGTGCACTCGCCGATCCAGTAG
- a CDS encoding patatin-like phospholipase family protein yields the protein MTTAWVLPGGSTFGAVQAGLVSALFDAGHSPDMLVGTSAGALNSAWLAGDPTPHGAEKLREVWANMRRRDVFPVEPTRILAGKIGLSNHVMSNRGLAEWLHRTLPFRRLEEAELPLTVTTTELDSGEAVYFRSGPALPALVASCSIPGVFPPVEVDGRRYVDGGPAAFMPISRAVEQGADRVYVLPCGGTRPLESGAGGFENLPAARRTSDSIPAINGAALSAAMYAASRLDMQLNASRCELYVLPAPKVDRLSPYSFRHSTALIRWARNAAASWLPTAQPVPGEPVDVAGVPLVARESVEAADV from the coding sequence ATGACGACGGCGTGGGTTCTTCCGGGCGGATCGACCTTCGGAGCCGTGCAGGCCGGTCTGGTCAGCGCGCTCTTCGACGCGGGGCACAGTCCGGACATGCTGGTGGGCACTTCGGCCGGGGCGTTGAACTCGGCCTGGCTGGCCGGTGACCCGACTCCGCACGGTGCCGAGAAGCTGCGCGAGGTGTGGGCGAACATGCGCCGCCGCGACGTCTTCCCGGTCGAACCGACGCGAATACTGGCGGGCAAGATCGGCCTGTCGAATCACGTGATGAGCAACCGGGGGTTGGCGGAGTGGCTGCATCGCACGTTGCCGTTCCGCAGGCTCGAGGAGGCGGAACTGCCCCTCACGGTCACCACGACCGAACTGGACTCCGGTGAGGCGGTGTACTTCCGGAGCGGTCCCGCACTGCCCGCCCTCGTCGCCTCGTGCTCCATACCAGGGGTCTTCCCACCGGTCGAAGTGGACGGTCGTCGGTACGTGGACGGCGGCCCCGCCGCCTTCATGCCCATAAGCCGCGCCGTGGAGCAGGGAGCCGATCGGGTCTACGTGCTTCCCTGCGGCGGAACCCGGCCGCTGGAGTCCGGCGCCGGGGGATTCGAGAACCTCCCCGCAGCCAGGAGGACGAGCGACTCGATCCCGGCGATCAACGGTGCCGCGCTGAGCGCCGCGATGTACGCGGCATCCAGACTGGACATGCAGCTCAACGCTTCCCGGTGCGAGCTGTACGTGCTGCCCGCGCCGAAGGTCGACCGGCTCTCCCCGTACTCGTTCCGGCACTCGACCGCGCTGATCCGGTGGGCCCGGAACGCGGCGGCATCCTGGTTACCCACGGCACAGCCGGTCCCGGGCGAGCCGGTCGATGTGGCCGGCGTTCCGCTCGTCGCGCGGGAGTCGGTGGAAGCGGCGGACGTCTGA
- the arfB gene encoding alternative ribosome rescue aminoacyl-tRNA hydrolase ArfB → MPEDLRVNRRVTIPASELVERFSRSSGPGGQHVNTTETRVELSVDLRGSRALTEQQREHALSRLSGRLSGGGVLTVAADRERSQVANRKQARLRLAEMLAEALRPAPQPRRRSGPSAGAKRRRLEDKRHRSKVKRTRGKGPPERE, encoded by the coding sequence GTGCCCGAAGACCTGCGCGTGAACCGGCGAGTGACCATACCGGCCTCCGAGCTCGTGGAACGCTTCTCCCGCTCCTCGGGGCCGGGAGGCCAGCACGTCAACACCACCGAGACCCGCGTGGAGCTCTCCGTCGACCTGCGGGGATCGCGGGCGCTGACGGAACAGCAGCGCGAGCACGCGCTCTCCAGGCTCTCCGGGAGGCTTTCCGGGGGAGGGGTGCTCACCGTGGCCGCGGACCGGGAGCGGAGTCAGGTGGCCAACCGGAAGCAGGCCAGGCTCCGCCTCGCGGAGATGCTGGCCGAGGCGCTGCGTCCGGCCCCGCAGCCCCGGAGGCGCTCCGGACCGAGCGCCGGGGCCAAGCGCAGACGTCTGGAGGACAAGAGGCACCGCTCGAAGGTCAAGCGGACCAGGGGTAAGGGCCCTCCGGAACGTGAGTGA
- a CDS encoding GntP family permease, translating into MESCGACLPLAAGDGSANSGSGAELAWQLPDWGLLLLLAAGIAALLVLVTRMKMHAFVALLLVSVLVGFGAGIRPGKIPEILQSGMGETLGDIAIVVALGAILGRMMQESGADQVLSRGMLTAFGEKRAPLAVGTTALVFGIPVFFDVGFIILVPLIYAVATRSGRSPVTIALPAIGGLAMMHAVLPPHPGPVAAAGLLGADLGWVALMGLICGLPAWFVGAYLFGSRMGDRLAPVERTAGDDVESGSSEGGEQHGAAERRLPGGEHGSAGTDTGVRPPSLGVTVAIIVLPVLLILLNTFSELLFEPGALRETMKFIGAPTTALMVTVLLSFWLLGLRGGFDMARIEKAASASLGPVALVLLVTGAGGVFGAVLEATGAGDALADLLGATSLPVVVLAFLIATALRVALGSKTVAIVTTAPIVAPLIQQMGMSQPEIALVVVAVASGGTVLSHVNDSGFWLFNRYMDLDIKTTLKTWTLMETFMGTVAFLAAALGSAVLAVV; encoded by the coding sequence ATGGAATCCTGTGGTGCTTGTTTACCCCTGGCAGCCGGTGACGGTTCCGCGAATTCGGGAAGCGGTGCGGAGCTGGCCTGGCAGCTCCCCGACTGGGGACTGCTGTTGTTGCTCGCGGCCGGGATAGCCGCGCTGCTCGTCCTGGTGACCAGGATGAAGATGCACGCTTTCGTGGCTTTGCTTCTGGTCAGCGTGCTGGTCGGTTTCGGGGCCGGGATCAGGCCGGGAAAGATACCGGAGATCCTGCAGTCGGGAATGGGGGAGACGCTCGGTGACATAGCGATCGTCGTGGCGCTGGGAGCGATCCTCGGCCGCATGATGCAGGAGTCCGGGGCCGACCAGGTGCTCTCCCGCGGCATGCTCACCGCCTTCGGTGAGAAGCGGGCTCCGCTGGCCGTGGGGACGACCGCGCTCGTGTTCGGCATACCCGTCTTCTTCGACGTCGGGTTCATCATCCTCGTGCCGCTCATATACGCAGTGGCCACGCGCAGCGGTCGTTCCCCTGTGACCATCGCGCTGCCCGCGATCGGCGGGCTGGCGATGATGCACGCGGTGCTGCCGCCCCACCCCGGCCCCGTGGCGGCAGCCGGGCTGCTCGGAGCCGACCTCGGTTGGGTGGCGTTGATGGGGCTGATCTGCGGGCTCCCCGCCTGGTTCGTCGGCGCCTACCTGTTCGGCAGCCGCATGGGCGACCGGCTGGCGCCGGTCGAGCGGACCGCAGGAGACGATGTCGAATCCGGTTCCTCCGAAGGAGGGGAGCAGCACGGCGCAGCCGAGCGGAGACTGCCAGGGGGCGAGCACGGTTCCGCGGGAACCGACACCGGGGTGCGGCCACCTTCCCTGGGCGTCACTGTCGCGATCATCGTCCTCCCCGTGCTGCTGATCCTGCTGAACACCTTCTCCGAGCTCCTCTTCGAGCCGGGTGCGCTGCGCGAGACGATGAAGTTCATCGGTGCCCCGACCACGGCGCTGATGGTCACGGTCCTGCTGTCGTTCTGGCTGCTCGGACTCCGGGGCGGGTTCGACATGGCCAGGATCGAGAAGGCCGCCTCGGCCTCGCTCGGCCCCGTCGCGCTCGTGCTGCTGGTGACCGGTGCGGGCGGGGTGTTCGGTGCGGTTCTGGAAGCGACGGGAGCGGGGGACGCGCTGGCCGATCTGCTCGGAGCCACCTCGCTGCCCGTCGTGGTGCTGGCCTTCCTGATCGCGACGGCTCTGCGGGTCGCGCTCGGTTCCAAGACGGTGGCCATCGTCACCACCGCGCCGATAGTCGCCCCGCTGATCCAGCAGATGGGGATGTCGCAACCCGAAATCGCGCTGGTGGTGGTGGCCGTCGCCTCCGGAGGGACGGTGCTCTCGCACGTCAACGACTCGGGATTCTGGCTGTTCAACCGCTACATGGACCTCGACATCAAAACGACCCTGAAGACCTGGACGCTGATGGAGACCTTCATGGGCACGGTTGCCTTCCTCGCAGCGGCGCTGGGCAGCGCCGTGCTGGCTGTGGTCTGA